The following DNA comes from Microbacterium foliorum.
CAAGGCTGGTGCGCTCCCGTGCCCGCGCGCGTATGGTGCGAGCATGGAATCCCGGATGCAGGACATCGGTCGCCAGACGATCATCATCGCTTCGGCGACCTTCATGCTGATAGCCGCGGCCGTCGGATCCGGCGCGTTCGGCGGCACCTCGGTGAGCGAGCTGCAAGATGGCGCGCTCTCGGCCCAGGGGTCGTATCTCGCCCCGGCCGGCCCCGCCTTCTCGATCTGGTCGCTGATCTACCTCGGACTCATCGCCTACACGGTGTGGCAGGCGCTTCCGGCGCAGCGGGCGGACGAACGCCAGCGCGCGGTCGGCGGATGGATCGCCGCTTCGATGATCCTGAACGGGCTCTGGCTCGTGACGGCGCAGTTCCTGTCGCTTCCGCTGACGGTGCTCGTGATCGCGCTGCTGCTCGCCACTCTCGCCCGGGTCATCGTGATCCTCGGCCGCAGCC
Coding sequences within:
- a CDS encoding tryptophan-rich sensory protein: MESRMQDIGRQTIIIASATFMLIAAAVGSGAFGGTSVSELQDGALSAQGSYLAPAGPAFSIWSLIYLGLIAYTVWQALPAQRADERQRAVGGWIAASMILNGLWLVTAQFLSLPLTVLVIALLLATLARVIVILGRSRARTWPERIVVDGANGLHFGWVTIATVANTTAWFTQIAPAAWADQAEIWAVAVLAVVLVIGVASALVTRRIAPALATAWGLGWLAVGRLTGEPESTVTAIAAIVVAVALVAAGVWGVLRRPRADIAL